From Sodalis glossinidius str. 'morsitans', the proteins below share one genomic window:
- the zipA gene encoding cell division protein ZipA: protein MMQDLRLILIVVGAIAIIALLLHGLWTSRKERSAVFRDRPVKRLKQERQDQDEPPLSERDEGVGEVRVTRVRHDDDAPLSRLASRVGEGERDDASDPLLADGFGQPVSNAPRAHREPPQIRSAEPAMPAREQVASDSDDMGGGDDDDPLLPAASRAAAPQTDYRSSAPAADAPAPAAESSVKAAQVPEKETVLVLHVAAHNGTVLSGEELLQSVLQAGFQFGEMNIFHRHLNPSGSGPVLFSLANMVKPGSFNPEDMADFTTPGISMFMMVPSYGDAHQNFKLMLQSAQRIADDCGGVVLDDERRMMTPQKLDGYKARIRQVLEANAGV, encoded by the coding sequence ATGATGCAGGATTTGCGTCTGATATTAATCGTCGTAGGTGCAATCGCGATTATAGCGTTACTTTTACATGGTCTTTGGACCAGCCGTAAAGAGCGCTCGGCAGTTTTTCGCGACCGCCCGGTCAAACGACTGAAACAAGAACGTCAGGATCAGGACGAACCGCCGCTGTCTGAGCGGGATGAAGGGGTGGGTGAAGTCCGCGTCACGCGCGTGCGCCACGACGACGATGCGCCGTTATCTCGCCTGGCCAGCCGCGTCGGCGAGGGAGAACGCGATGATGCTTCTGATCCTCTTCTGGCGGATGGCTTCGGGCAGCCCGTCTCCAATGCCCCCCGAGCCCACCGCGAGCCGCCGCAAATCCGTTCCGCCGAGCCAGCCATGCCTGCACGTGAGCAGGTTGCTTCTGACAGCGACGACATGGGGGGGGGCGATGACGACGATCCGCTGTTGCCTGCCGCCAGCCGCGCCGCTGCGCCCCAAACTGATTACCGGTCATCGGCGCCTGCCGCCGACGCGCCCGCCCCGGCAGCAGAGAGTTCGGTAAAGGCGGCTCAGGTACCGGAAAAAGAAACGGTGCTGGTACTGCATGTCGCCGCCCATAACGGTACGGTGTTAAGCGGCGAAGAATTGCTGCAAAGCGTACTGCAGGCGGGTTTTCAGTTTGGCGAAATGAATATATTTCATCGTCATCTCAACCCTTCCGGCAGTGGGCCGGTGCTGTTCAGTCTGGCCAATATGGTCAAGCCCGGTTCGTTCAATCCAGAAGATATGGCTGATTTCACCACGCCGGGTATCTCCATGTTCATGATGGTTCCCTCCTATGGCGATGCCCATCAGAACTTCAAGCTCATGCTGCAGTCCGCCCAGCGTATCGCCGATGATTGCGGCGGCGTGGTGCTTGACGATGAGCGGCGGATGATGACCCCGCAGAAACTGGACGGCTATAAAGCGCGCATTCGTCAGGTGTTGGAGGCGAATGCCGGTGTCTGA